In Brevibacterium zhoupengii, the following are encoded in one genomic region:
- a CDS encoding lactate utilization protein B translates to MTFLGMPLLRSTRHDDHEIPGGQGNIVEDESFAGVSHQHLSNQQLRNNIGHATATIRDKRSEVVAELDDWEALREAGSRSKNQVMENLPEYLAEFEKNFTAAGGVIHWARDADEANAIVTELVEANAPVLESGRREVIKVKSMATQEIGLNEHLETQGIDAFETDLAELIVQLGDDKPSHILVPAIHRNRDEIRDIFRDKMPDAGELTNEPAVLAEAARRHLRHKFLTTKVAVSGANFGIADTGSLGVVESEGNGRMCLTLPETLITVMGIEKLLPSFDDLEVFLQLLPRSSTGERMNPYTSFWTGTTPGDGPQNVHLVLLDNGRTRALADEHGRTALNCIRCSACMNVCPVYERTGGHAYGSTYPGPIGAILSPLMTGIEVEENGSLPYASSLCGACYDVCPVKINIPEILVHLRGEDVEANHSPVSSQLDAALTGASWMMSDGKRMAAAESGLPIAHAVTGGDQINSLPGIAGAWTSSRDIPALPEKSFRQLWAEDAARAEEEDET, encoded by the coding sequence ATGACTTTTCTGGGAATGCCGCTGCTGCGGTCCACACGCCATGACGATCATGAGATCCCGGGCGGACAGGGCAATATCGTCGAAGACGAGTCCTTCGCCGGGGTCTCACATCAGCATCTGTCGAACCAGCAGCTGCGCAACAACATCGGACATGCGACCGCGACGATTCGGGACAAACGCTCCGAGGTCGTCGCCGAACTCGACGATTGGGAGGCCCTGCGCGAGGCCGGGTCTCGGTCCAAGAATCAGGTGATGGAGAACCTGCCGGAGTATCTGGCCGAGTTCGAGAAGAACTTCACGGCGGCCGGCGGCGTCATCCACTGGGCCCGAGATGCCGATGAGGCCAATGCCATCGTCACCGAACTCGTCGAGGCCAACGCCCCGGTGCTGGAGAGCGGGCGCCGTGAGGTCATCAAGGTCAAGTCCATGGCGACCCAGGAGATCGGACTCAACGAACACCTCGAGACGCAGGGCATCGATGCCTTCGAAACCGACCTGGCCGAGCTCATCGTCCAACTCGGCGATGACAAGCCCAGCCACATCCTCGTCCCCGCCATCCACCGCAACCGCGATGAGATCCGCGACATCTTCAGAGACAAGATGCCCGACGCCGGAGAGCTGACGAATGAGCCGGCAGTCCTCGCCGAGGCTGCCCGAAGGCATCTGCGCCACAAGTTCCTGACCACGAAGGTCGCGGTCTCCGGAGCGAACTTCGGCATCGCCGACACCGGGTCACTCGGCGTCGTCGAGTCCGAGGGCAACGGCCGCATGTGCCTGACCCTGCCGGAGACGCTCATCACCGTGATGGGCATCGAGAAGCTGCTGCCGAGCTTCGATGATCTCGAGGTCTTCCTGCAGCTGCTGCCCCGGTCATCGACCGGTGAGCGCATGAACCCGTACACCTCGTTCTGGACGGGCACGACCCCCGGCGACGGTCCGCAGAACGTCCACCTCGTCCTCCTCGACAATGGCCGCACCCGGGCCCTGGCTGATGAGCACGGACGCACCGCGCTGAACTGCATTCGCTGCTCGGCGTGCATGAACGTCTGCCCGGTCTACGAACGCACCGGCGGTCACGCCTACGGGTCGACCTATCCGGGGCCGATCGGTGCGATCCTCTCACCACTGATGACCGGCATAGAAGTCGAAGAGAACGGCTCCCTGCCCTACGCCTCGAGCCTGTGCGGAGCCTGCTACGACGTGTGTCCGGTCAAGATCAACATTCCCGAGATCCTCGTCCATCTGCGCGGCGAGGACGTCGAAGCCAACCACTCCCCCGTCTCCTCACAGCTCGACGCAGCGCTCACCGGCGCCTCGTGGATGATGAGCGACGGCAAGCGGATGGCCGCAGCCGAATCCGGTCTGCCCATCGCCCACGCGGTCACCGGTGGCGACCAGATCAATTCGCTGCCCGGCATCGCAGGAGCGTGGACCTCGAGCCGTGACATCCCCGCGCTGCCGGAGAAGAGCTTCAGACAGCTGTGGGCCGAGGATGCCGCCCGCGCAGAGGAAGAGGACGAGACATGA
- a CDS encoding LmeA family phospholipid-binding protein translates to MTMARTAEYPREPPRRRSRRSKLIVTAVIVVITLILGVIAADRVVDFTTEQKIASSLEPYGEADVNVEGFPVLTQMAGGTLDTVRVTADKAQYENVDFTDVDAELFDVPVDTSRPIGTVEASAVIPLSTIDSLATEHASLPDGMSFATIDGGLFLKGSLLGQELLIGIDPQAQSRQVVVNATTIKLGSAEIDIDSLPSFLTSSISDIVIDLDFLPAGLELTDIKATDTGLEISLHGTGVSLN, encoded by the coding sequence ATGACGATGGCCCGCACTGCAGAATACCCACGCGAACCACCTCGGCGGAGGTCTCGCCGGTCCAAACTCATCGTCACCGCGGTCATCGTCGTGATCACCCTCATCCTCGGCGTCATCGCCGCCGACCGGGTGGTCGACTTCACCACCGAGCAGAAGATCGCCTCGAGCCTCGAACCCTACGGCGAGGCTGATGTCAACGTTGAGGGCTTCCCCGTGCTCACTCAGATGGCCGGAGGAACGCTTGACACCGTTCGTGTCACAGCGGATAAGGCGCAATATGAGAATGTCGACTTCACCGATGTCGATGCCGAACTCTTCGACGTCCCGGTCGACACCTCACGCCCCATCGGCACGGTCGAGGCGAGCGCGGTGATTCCGCTGTCGACGATCGACTCGCTGGCCACCGAGCACGCCTCGCTGCCCGATGGCATGTCATTTGCCACTATCGACGGCGGACTCTTCCTCAAAGGCTCACTGCTCGGTCAGGAGCTGCTCATCGGCATCGACCCGCAGGCGCAGTCGCGGCAGGTCGTGGTCAATGCCACGACGATCAAGCTCGGATCTGCCGAGATCGACATCGACTCTCTCCCGTCCTTTCTGACCTCGTCGATCTCCGACATCGTCATCGACCTCGACTTCCTGCCCGCAGGCCTGGAACTCACCGACATCAAGGCCACCGACACCGGCCTGGAGATCAGCCTCCACGGCACCGGAGTCTCGTTGAACTGA
- the nhaA gene encoding Na+/H+ antiporter NhaA yields MSSPSPTTTGGNRLLTSLRKDTVGGGLLVIAALTALIWANSPLADSYFALRDVEIGFAPWHLQLSLGTWAADGLLAIFFFLVGVELKTEFTHGDLRRFRTAIVPITAAAGGVIVPALIYTVLMTSHPQLLRGWAIPTATDIAFAVAILAIIGSHLPKALRIFLLTLAAVDDLLAIGIIAVFYTESITLIPLLAAVGVIIVYGLIAARWRTSFVDRAWAAWVILLPLGLIAWGLMHASGVHATIAGVALGFTIPALARRRRRAQDETPNLAEVLEHRLRPLSAGFAVPVFAFFAAGVAVGGFEGLATAFSQPLTFAIIAALVLGKPLGILASTWLVSRFTSAGLDPSLKWPDLAGVGLLAGIGFTVSLLVAELSFIPGSPEHDYAKVAILSASVIAALLAMLVLGSRNRRYRTAEGATLDVHQV; encoded by the coding sequence GTGTCTTCACCTTCTCCAACGACCACCGGCGGCAACCGCCTGCTCACCTCTCTGCGCAAGGACACCGTGGGCGGCGGACTCCTCGTCATCGCCGCACTCACCGCCCTCATCTGGGCGAACTCTCCACTCGCGGACTCATACTTCGCTCTCAGAGACGTCGAGATCGGCTTCGCGCCGTGGCACCTGCAGCTGAGTCTGGGCACCTGGGCCGCCGACGGGCTGCTCGCGATCTTCTTCTTCCTCGTCGGGGTTGAGCTGAAGACCGAATTCACGCATGGAGACCTGCGCCGTTTCCGCACGGCCATCGTCCCCATCACTGCCGCCGCTGGTGGTGTCATCGTCCCGGCCCTCATCTACACGGTGCTCATGACCTCTCACCCGCAGCTGCTGCGCGGCTGGGCAATCCCCACTGCGACGGACATCGCATTCGCCGTCGCTATCCTCGCGATCATCGGCTCCCACCTGCCCAAGGCGCTGCGCATCTTCCTCCTCACCCTCGCCGCGGTCGATGACCTGCTGGCGATCGGCATCATCGCCGTCTTCTACACCGAGTCCATCACCCTCATCCCCCTGCTGGCCGCCGTTGGAGTCATCATCGTCTACGGACTCATCGCCGCCCGTTGGAGAACATCCTTCGTCGACCGCGCCTGGGCGGCGTGGGTGATTCTTCTGCCGCTGGGACTCATCGCCTGGGGCCTCATGCATGCCTCCGGGGTCCACGCCACGATCGCGGGTGTCGCGCTCGGGTTCACCATCCCGGCCTTGGCTCGGCGCCGGCGCAGGGCCCAGGACGAGACCCCGAACCTCGCCGAGGTGCTCGAACACCGCCTGCGTCCCCTCTCCGCAGGGTTCGCCGTCCCCGTGTTCGCCTTCTTCGCCGCGGGTGTGGCCGTGGGCGGATTCGAGGGGCTGGCCACGGCGTTCTCCCAGCCGCTGACCTTCGCGATCATCGCGGCACTGGTGCTCGGCAAACCGCTGGGCATCCTCGCTTCGACCTGGCTGGTCTCCCGCTTCACCTCCGCCGGGCTGGATCCGAGCCTTAAGTGGCCCGATCTGGCCGGGGTCGGTCTGCTCGCCGGCATCGGCTTCACGGTCTCCCTCCTCGTGGCCGAACTCAGCTTCATACCAGGTTCTCCCGAACACGATTATGCGAAGGTCGCCATCCTCAGCGCCTCCGTGATCGCGGCCCTGCTGGCCATGCTCGTCTTGGGCAGCAGGAACCGTCGGTATCGCACTGCAGAGGGCGCTACCCTGGATGTGCATCAAGTCTGA
- a CDS encoding LutC/YkgG family protein: MTDTAREEILGRINQALGRRGGGEYVSSASGTVPAGSPQSATGSVQSHGTSTQTSAEVASAEGADAEAAGADIPAAGGGMVNQSADYRRTGTHEGEDLIELLIDRLVDYKANVHRVSGDPATTIAGLLDSGSKVVVPRGLDDSWLRSFSGEVSVDAPGQELSVPELDAQAAVVTASAVAIAQTGTIVLDGSPECGRRAITLVPDHHVCVVRVADIVDIVPEGIARLNPTAALTFISGPSATSDIELKRVEGVHGPRTLDVVIVDT, from the coding sequence ATGACGGACACTGCACGCGAAGAGATCCTCGGCCGCATCAATCAGGCCCTCGGTCGCCGAGGTGGGGGCGAGTACGTCTCGTCCGCCTCCGGGACCGTGCCCGCCGGTTCACCCCAAAGTGCCACCGGCTCCGTGCAGTCCCATGGCACGAGCACGCAGACGAGCGCCGAGGTTGCTAGCGCTGAAGGTGCCGACGCCGAGGCTGCAGGTGCCGACATTCCCGCGGCCGGCGGCGGCATGGTCAATCAGAGCGCGGACTATCGTCGCACCGGCACGCATGAGGGCGAGGACCTCATCGAGCTGCTCATCGACCGTCTTGTCGACTACAAGGCCAACGTCCACCGCGTCAGCGGCGACCCAGCGACGACTATTGCGGGACTCCTCGACTCCGGGTCGAAGGTCGTTGTGCCTCGCGGGCTCGATGACTCATGGCTGCGTTCGTTCTCCGGTGAGGTCTCGGTCGATGCCCCAGGGCAGGAGCTGAGCGTCCCCGAACTCGACGCCCAGGCGGCAGTGGTGACCGCCTCGGCGGTGGCGATCGCCCAGACGGGAACCATCGTCCTCGACGGATCACCGGAGTGCGGCAGGAGGGCGATCACGCTCGTGCCAGATCATCATGTCTGCGTTGTGCGCGTGGCCGACATCGTCGACATCGTGCCCGAAGGGATCGCCCGCCTGAATCCGACAGCGGCGCTGACATTCATCTCCGGGCCCTCGGCGACAAGCGACATCGAGCTCAAACGCGTCGAAGGCGTCCACGGTCCGCGCACCCTCGACGTGGTCATCGTCGATACGTGA